A genomic region of Streptomyces rimosus contains the following coding sequences:
- a CDS encoding transglycosylase domain-containing protein has translation MSEHRRKPPQPQGGGRAAARRAAQQSGRRAAPSRGSAPTPGPAPDSEAYGQERPVGGRAEARRAAQRGGRRRASDTAAMASGSGQGGRGGGRRTGGGGGEGGRGRGRGAGKPGKKRFIDYPRSGKIGWRRFVPSWKQVLTTCIGFMALVVGAAGLALAYVDIPDVQKASQLQKNVYYWSNGKPMVVAGGGELNRQIVPITSIPKTMQDAVISAENASFYKDSGVDPMGIARAVFNMAKGGETQSGSTITQQYVKNTYLDQSQTLKRKITELFISVKVGIKVKKDTILAGYLNTAYYGRGAYGIQAASRAYFGKDCDKLTPSESAFMAALLNGPNLYDPYISTEAKGANLKRAEARWKWTLDREVEVGRMNKSDRDQIKEFPMPRKPKKAMDLRGQKGYLVDLANNYITANTKITDSQLKMGGYEIHTTFDEKKVNELAESVDKVTKEHIKPDKREVDKYVQFGGASVDTKSGKIVAIYGGKDATQHYTNNADYTGVQVGSTFKPFVLAAAMTDGVRDPHNPERRTRVSPNSIYNGDNKLKLLNYDGTVWHDKDGKEWHQANDGNEDRGKITLRTAMQFSVNTPFIQLGMDVGRDKVKEASIAAGLRDDQSMAKTTPTFSLGTSAPSAIRLAGAYATFASSGQQNDPYSVESVEKDGKTEYEHTAKPKTGFSAAVADNVTDVLKTVVEKGTGTAAKLPDGREAAGKTGTTDDNKSAWFAGYTKQLATTIGMWRVDDQAKQQQFLKMYGVGGEEKIHGASFPARIWAEYMTQAMKGQKLEAFPDPAPIGQTVYGDGMSPSPKPTPSAPAPTSPKPTPSKTVKPSEPASPTPTQTCADWDIECRHNGGTSNGGQTGGRPGGGDTGGVTPTPGPNTGGTGGGDDGGFIGGPAGGASGGRRD, from the coding sequence ATGAGCGAGCACCGTCGCAAACCGCCCCAGCCACAGGGCGGCGGACGTGCAGCGGCCCGACGAGCCGCACAGCAATCGGGGCGCCGTGCGGCGCCCTCCCGTGGCTCTGCACCCACCCCCGGACCGGCTCCCGACTCCGAAGCGTACGGGCAGGAGCGGCCGGTCGGCGGCAGAGCGGAGGCCCGGCGGGCCGCACAACGCGGCGGCCGGCGGCGCGCATCCGATACGGCTGCGATGGCCTCAGGCAGTGGTCAAGGCGGACGCGGTGGAGGCCGGCGCACCGGCGGCGGTGGTGGCGAAGGCGGTCGTGGGCGCGGCCGGGGAGCGGGCAAGCCCGGCAAGAAGCGGTTCATCGACTACCCGCGGTCCGGCAAGATCGGCTGGCGCCGCTTCGTGCCCTCGTGGAAGCAGGTCCTCACCACCTGCATCGGTTTCATGGCGCTGGTCGTCGGTGCGGCCGGTCTCGCGCTCGCCTACGTGGACATCCCGGACGTGCAGAAGGCGTCGCAGCTGCAGAAAAACGTCTACTACTGGTCCAACGGCAAGCCGATGGTCGTCGCCGGCGGTGGAGAGCTCAACCGCCAGATCGTACCGATCACCTCGATCCCCAAGACCATGCAGGACGCGGTGATCTCCGCGGAGAACGCCTCGTTCTACAAGGACTCGGGCGTCGACCCGATGGGCATCGCGCGTGCGGTCTTCAACATGGCCAAGGGCGGCGAAACCCAGAGTGGCTCGACCATCACCCAGCAGTACGTGAAGAACACGTACCTCGACCAGTCGCAGACCCTCAAGCGCAAGATCACCGAGCTGTTCATCTCGGTGAAGGTGGGCATCAAGGTGAAGAAGGACACCATCCTGGCCGGCTACCTCAACACCGCCTATTACGGGCGCGGTGCGTACGGTATCCAGGCCGCGTCCCGGGCGTACTTCGGCAAGGACTGCGACAAGCTCACGCCGAGCGAGAGCGCCTTCATGGCCGCGCTGCTCAACGGCCCCAACCTCTACGACCCGTACATCTCGACGGAGGCCAAGGGCGCGAACCTCAAGCGCGCCGAGGCCCGCTGGAAGTGGACGCTGGACCGTGAGGTCGAGGTCGGCCGGATGAACAAGTCGGACCGGGACCAGATCAAGGAATTCCCGATGCCCAGGAAGCCCAAGAAGGCCATGGACCTCCGTGGCCAGAAGGGCTACCTCGTCGACCTCGCCAACAACTACATCACGGCGAACACCAAGATCACGGACTCCCAGCTGAAGATGGGCGGCTACGAGATCCACACGACCTTCGACGAGAAGAAGGTCAACGAACTCGCCGAATCCGTGGACAAGGTCACCAAGGAGCACATCAAGCCGGACAAGCGCGAGGTGGACAAGTATGTCCAGTTCGGCGGCGCCTCGGTCGACACGAAGAGCGGCAAGATCGTCGCCATCTACGGCGGCAAGGACGCGACCCAGCACTACACGAACAACGCCGACTACACCGGTGTCCAGGTCGGCTCGACCTTCAAACCGTTCGTGCTGGCGGCGGCGATGACCGACGGCGTACGGGACCCGCACAATCCCGAACGGCGCACCCGGGTCTCACCGAACAGCATCTACAACGGTGACAACAAGCTGAAGCTGCTCAACTACGACGGGACCGTCTGGCACGACAAGGACGGCAAGGAGTGGCACCAGGCCAACGACGGCAACGAGGACCGCGGAAAGATCACCCTTCGTACCGCCATGCAGTTCTCGGTGAACACACCGTTCATCCAGCTCGGCATGGACGTGGGGCGTGACAAGGTGAAGGAAGCGTCCATCGCCGCGGGTCTGCGCGACGACCAGAGCATGGCGAAGACCACCCCGACCTTCTCGCTCGGCACCTCGGCACCGAGCGCGATCCGGCTGGCCGGCGCGTACGCCACCTTCGCCTCCAGTGGCCAGCAGAACGACCCGTACTCCGTCGAGAGCGTCGAGAAGGACGGCAAGACCGAGTACGAGCACACCGCGAAGCCCAAGACGGGCTTCAGCGCGGCCGTCGCGGACAACGTCACGGACGTCCTGAAGACCGTGGTGGAGAAGGGCACCGGTACGGCGGCGAAGCTGCCCGACGGCCGGGAGGCGGCCGGCAAGACCGGTACCACCGACGACAACAAGTCGGCGTGGTTCGCCGGGTACACCAAGCAGCTGGCCACCACGATCGGCATGTGGCGGGTGGACGACCAGGCCAAACAGCAGCAGTTCCTGAAGATGTACGGCGTAGGCGGCGAGGAGAAGATCCACGGCGCCTCGTTCCCGGCCCGCATCTGGGCGGAGTACATGACACAGGCGATGAAGGGCCAGAAGCTCGAAGCCTTCCCGGACCCCGCGCCGATCGGCCAGACGGTCTACGGCGACGGCATGAGCCCGTCCCCGAAGCCCACCCCGTCCGCTCCGGCGCCGACCTCCCCGAAGCCCACCCCGTCCAAGACGGTGAAGCCCAGCGAGCCCGCGAGCCCCACTCCGACCCAGACCTGTGCGGACTGGGACATCGAGTGCCGGCACAACGGCGGTACGTCCAACGGTGGCCAGACCGGTGGCAGGCCGGGGGGTGGGGACACCGGCGGTGTGACCCCGACGCCCGGCCCGAACACGGGAGGGACCGGAGGCGGTGACGACGGTGGCTTCATCGGAGGTCCGGCCGGCGGCGCGTCGGGAGGACGACGCGATTGA
- the rplI gene encoding 50S ribosomal protein L9, with amino-acid sequence MKIILTHEVSGLGTAGDVVDVRDGYARNYLVPRGFAIRWTKGGEKDVAQIRRGRKIREIATIEQANEVKGQLEGVKVKLAVRAGDAGRLFGSVTPADVASAIKAAGGPDVDKRRVELGSPIKTLGSHQVSVRLHTDVVAKLGVEVVAA; translated from the coding sequence ATGAAGATCATCCTCACCCACGAGGTCTCCGGCCTCGGCACCGCTGGTGACGTCGTCGACGTCCGTGACGGGTACGCCCGTAACTACCTGGTCCCGCGTGGTTTCGCGATCCGCTGGACCAAGGGCGGCGAGAAGGACGTCGCGCAGATCCGTCGCGGTCGTAAGATCCGCGAGATCGCCACGATCGAGCAGGCCAACGAGGTCAAGGGCCAGCTTGAGGGCGTCAAGGTGAAGCTGGCCGTGCGCGCCGGCGACGCCGGCCGCCTGTTCGGCTCCGTCACCCCGGCCGACGTCGCCTCGGCGATCAAGGCTGCCGGTGGCCCCGACGTGGACAAGCGCCGCGTCGAGCTCGGCTCGCCGATCAAGACCCTGGGCTCGCACCAGGTGTCCGTGCGTCTGCACACCGACGTCGTCGCGAAGCTGGGCGTCGAGGTCGTCGCCGCCTGA
- a CDS encoding alanine racemase — translation MALTLYVDTARWRAHQQSVLQQFPGLVPVCKGNGYGFGHERLAEEAALLGTDLLAVGTTYEAARMKDFFSGDLLVLTPFRHGEEPVPLPDRAIRSVSSVEGVGGLVGARVVIEVMSSMKRHGVLPEDLPKLAAAIEDVRLEGFAMHLPLDRTDGSDAVEEVIGWMDRLRANRLPLHTMFVSHLKADELARLQQQFPQTRFRARIGTRLWLGDHDATEYRGSVLDVTRIGKGDRFGYRQQKAASDGYLVVVAGGTSHGVGLESPKALHGVMPRAKGVARAGLATVNRNLSPYVWAGKQRWFAEPPHMQVSILFVPGEAPEPQVGEELVAHLRHTTTQYDRLVDR, via the coding sequence ATGGCGCTCACCCTCTACGTCGACACCGCGCGCTGGCGGGCACACCAGCAGAGCGTTCTGCAGCAGTTCCCGGGGCTCGTCCCGGTCTGCAAAGGCAATGGCTACGGCTTCGGGCACGAGCGCCTCGCCGAGGAGGCGGCCCTCCTCGGTACCGATCTCCTCGCCGTCGGGACGACCTACGAGGCGGCCCGCATGAAGGACTTCTTCAGCGGGGACCTGCTCGTGCTGACGCCGTTCCGGCACGGTGAGGAACCGGTTCCGCTGCCGGACCGTGCCATCCGTTCGGTCTCCTCGGTCGAGGGCGTGGGCGGCCTGGTGGGCGCGCGGGTCGTCATCGAGGTCATGAGCAGCATGAAGCGCCACGGCGTCCTGCCGGAGGACCTGCCGAAGCTGGCCGCTGCCATAGAGGACGTGCGGCTGGAGGGCTTCGCCATGCACCTGCCGCTGGACCGTACCGACGGCTCCGACGCGGTGGAGGAGGTCATCGGCTGGATGGACCGGCTGCGGGCCAACCGCCTGCCGCTGCACACCATGTTCGTCAGCCACCTCAAGGCCGATGAGCTCGCCCGTCTCCAGCAGCAGTTCCCGCAGACGCGGTTCCGCGCGCGGATCGGCACGCGCCTGTGGCTCGGTGATCACGACGCGACCGAGTACCGCGGCTCGGTCCTGGACGTCACCCGGATCGGCAAGGGCGATCGCTTCGGCTACCGCCAGCAGAAGGCCGCGTCGGACGGCTACCTGGTCGTGGTGGCCGGCGGTACGTCGCATGGCGTGGGCCTGGAGTCGCCCAAGGCGCTGCACGGTGTGATGCCCCGTGCCAAGGGCGTGGCCCGCGCGGGCCTGGCGACCGTCAACCGCAACCTCTCGCCGTACGTGTGGGCGGGCAAGCAGCGGTGGTTCGCGGAGCCTCCGCACATGCAGGTCTCCATCCTCTTCGTGCCAGGGGAGGCCCCCGAGCCGCAGGTGGGCGAGGAACTGGTGGCGCACCTGCGGCACACCACGACGCAGTACGACCGCCTCGTGGACCGCTGA
- the rpsF gene encoding 30S ribosomal protein S6 — protein MRHYEVMVILDPDLEERAVSPLIENFLSVVREGNGKVEKVDTWGRRRLSYEINKKPEGIYSVIDLQAEPAVVKELDRQMNLNESVLRTKVLRPETH, from the coding sequence ATGCGTCACTACGAGGTGATGGTCATCCTCGACCCCGATCTCGAGGAGCGCGCTGTCTCCCCGCTGATCGAGAACTTCCTCTCCGTCGTCCGTGAGGGCAACGGAAAGGTCGAGAAGGTCGACACCTGGGGCCGTCGTCGTCTCTCGTACGAGATCAACAAGAAGCCCGAGGGCATCTACTCGGTCATCGACCTGCAGGCCGAGCCTGCGGTCGTCAAGGAACTCGACCGTCAGATGAACCTGAACGAGTCGGTCCTCCGGACCAAGGTCCTCCGTCCCGAGACCCACTGA
- a CDS encoding glycosyltransferase family 87 protein — MTSVRQDEPVRPTRRDEVAAAGSELIGGPAGRRAVFRTGWWNPVRIVALVAIGMFALGMVQKLPCYNSGWFFGATSQYTHACYSDIPHLYAGRGFADGLIPYFDKLPGDMEYLEYPVLTGLFMEVASWMTPTGGSIQQREQIYWLVNAGMLMACAAVLAVCVARTHRRRPWDGLLVALAPALALTATINWDLLAVALTAVGMLMWSRSRAFATGVFIGLATAAKLYPVLLLGPLLILCWRAGQWRAYGKAVTGAAAAWLVVNVPVMITHDASGFHIREGWAKFYTFSQERPIDFGSIWLLISQRTGNPLEDANTYATLLMILGCGALALLAFYAPRRPRFAQLAFLVVALFILTNKVYSPQYVLWLVPLAALARPRWRDFLIWQACEVMYFLGIWMYLAYTGNGDKHQGLPLEGYQLAMVLHLLGTLYLCAVVVRDVLLPERDVVRRDGEDDPSGGVLDHAPDVFVLGRAHQLSRHAVKFEGAAQVRWGVAGDSVHR; from the coding sequence ATGACGAGCGTGCGACAGGACGAGCCCGTACGGCCGACGAGGCGGGACGAGGTGGCGGCTGCCGGAAGCGAACTGATCGGCGGTCCTGCCGGACGGCGCGCTGTCTTCCGCACGGGCTGGTGGAACCCGGTCCGCATCGTCGCGCTGGTCGCCATCGGGATGTTCGCGCTCGGCATGGTGCAGAAGCTGCCCTGCTACAACAGCGGCTGGTTCTTCGGCGCCACCAGCCAGTACACCCACGCCTGCTACTCCGACATCCCGCACCTGTACGCGGGGCGCGGCTTCGCCGACGGTCTGATCCCGTACTTCGACAAACTGCCTGGCGACATGGAGTACCTCGAATACCCGGTGCTGACCGGCTTGTTCATGGAGGTCGCCTCCTGGATGACGCCGACCGGGGGTTCGATCCAGCAGCGCGAGCAGATCTACTGGCTGGTCAACGCGGGCATGCTGATGGCGTGCGCGGCGGTCCTCGCCGTCTGCGTGGCGCGTACCCACCGTCGCCGTCCGTGGGACGGCCTCCTGGTCGCCCTCGCCCCCGCCCTCGCGCTCACCGCCACCATCAACTGGGACCTGCTGGCCGTCGCCCTGACCGCTGTCGGGATGCTGATGTGGTCGCGCAGCCGGGCCTTCGCGACGGGCGTGTTCATCGGGCTGGCGACCGCCGCCAAGCTGTATCCGGTGCTGTTGCTCGGGCCGCTGCTCATCCTGTGCTGGCGGGCCGGACAGTGGCGCGCCTACGGAAAGGCCGTGACCGGGGCCGCTGCCGCGTGGCTGGTGGTCAATGTGCCGGTGATGATCACGCATGACGCGTCCGGCTTCCACATCAGGGAGGGCTGGGCGAAGTTCTACACCTTCAGCCAGGAGCGGCCCATCGACTTCGGGTCCATCTGGCTGCTCATCTCCCAGCGCACGGGCAATCCGCTGGAGGACGCGAACACCTACGCCACCCTGCTCATGATCCTCGGTTGCGGTGCGCTGGCCCTGCTGGCCTTCTACGCACCGCGCCGGCCGCGGTTCGCACAGCTCGCCTTCCTGGTCGTCGCGCTCTTCATCCTCACGAACAAGGTCTACTCGCCGCAGTACGTGCTCTGGCTCGTCCCGCTCGCCGCACTGGCACGGCCACGCTGGCGCGACTTCCTGATCTGGCAGGCGTGCGAGGTCATGTACTTCCTCGGCATCTGGATGTACCTCGCCTACACCGGCAACGGCGACAAGCACCAAGGGCTGCCGCTGGAGGGCTACCAACTGGCCATGGTCCTGCACCTGTTGGGGACGCTGTACCTGTGTGCCGTGGTGGTGCGTGATGTGCTGCTGCCGGAGCGGGACGTCGTACGCCGGGATGGTGAGGACGACCCGTCGGGCGGGGTACTGGATCACGCGCCGGATGTCTTTGTGCTGGGCCGAGCGCACCAGCTGTCGCGGCATGCCGTGAAGTTCGAAGGGGCGGCGCAGGTGCGCTGGGGCGTGGCCGGAGATTCCGTCCACCGGTAG
- a CDS encoding single-stranded DNA-binding protein: MAGETVITVVGNLVDDPELRFTPSGAAVAKFRVASTPRTFDRQTNEWKDGESLFLTCSVWRQAAENVAESLTRGTRVIVQGRLKQRSYEDREGVKRTVYELDVDEVGASLRNATAKVTKTSSRGGQGGGFGGGPQGGGQGGGGWGGGSGGGQGGGAPADDPWATGAPAGGGQQGGGGGGWGGGSGGGYSDEPPF; the protein is encoded by the coding sequence ATGGCAGGCGAGACCGTCATCACGGTCGTCGGCAATCTTGTCGACGACCCCGAGCTGCGCTTCACCCCGTCGGGTGCGGCGGTTGCGAAGTTCCGCGTCGCATCCACTCCCCGCACCTTCGACCGCCAGACCAACGAGTGGAAGGACGGCGAGAGCCTGTTCCTGACCTGCTCGGTGTGGCGTCAGGCGGCGGAGAACGTCGCCGAGTCCCTCACGCGGGGCACCCGCGTGATCGTGCAGGGCCGCCTTAAGCAGCGGTCGTACGAGGACCGCGAGGGCGTCAAGCGCACGGTCTACGAGCTCGACGTCGACGAGGTCGGCGCCAGCTTGCGCAACGCCACGGCCAAGGTCACCAAGACCTCGAGCCGCGGTGGCCAGGGCGGCGGCTTCGGCGGTGGTCCGCAGGGCGGTGGCCAGGGTGGCGGCGGCTGGGGCGGCGGCTCCGGCGGCGGCCAGGGCGGCGGTGCTCCCGCCGACGACCCGTGGGCGACCGGTGCCCCTGCAGGCGGCGGCCAGCAGGGTGGCGGCGGCGGTGGCTGGGGCGGTGGCTCCGGCGGCGGCTACTCGGACGAGCCGCCCTTCTAG
- a CDS encoding lipid II:glycine glycyltransferase FemX — protein MSLTLRTISREQHLAYIQSLPSASHMQVPAWADVKSEWRSENLGWFDKSGQLVGAGLVLYRQLPKIKRYLAYLPEGPVINWFAPNLEDWLKPMLAHLKQQGAFSVKMGPPVIIRRWDATAIKAGIQDPDVKRLRDIEATHIEPRAFEVSDKLRRMGWQQGEDGGAGFGDVQPRYVFQVPLENRSLEDVHKGFNQLWRRNIKKAEKAGVEVVQGRYEDLPEWQRLYEITAERDRFRPRPLGYFQRMWTALNTEDPNRMRLYFARHNGVNLSAATMLVVGGHVWYSYGASDNIGREVRPSNAMQWRMLRDAYALGATVYDLRGISDSLDENDHLFGLIQFKVGTGGQAAEYLGEWDFPLNKLLHKALDIYMSRR, from the coding sequence ATGAGCCTGACCCTGAGGACCATCAGCCGAGAGCAGCATCTGGCGTACATCCAGAGTCTGCCCTCGGCGAGCCACATGCAGGTGCCGGCCTGGGCCGATGTGAAGTCCGAATGGCGCTCGGAGAACCTGGGCTGGTTCGACAAGAGCGGACAGCTGGTCGGCGCGGGTCTGGTCCTCTACCGCCAGCTGCCCAAGATCAAGCGGTACCTCGCCTACCTGCCCGAGGGCCCAGTGATCAACTGGTTCGCCCCGAACCTGGAGGACTGGCTGAAGCCGATGCTGGCGCATCTGAAGCAGCAGGGCGCCTTCTCGGTGAAGATGGGCCCACCGGTGATCATCCGGCGCTGGGACGCCACCGCGATCAAAGCCGGGATCCAGGACCCGGACGTCAAGCGGCTGCGGGACATCGAGGCCACCCACATCGAGCCGCGGGCCTTCGAGGTGTCCGACAAGCTGCGCCGGATGGGCTGGCAGCAGGGCGAGGACGGCGGGGCCGGCTTCGGTGATGTACAGCCGCGCTACGTCTTCCAGGTGCCGCTGGAGAACCGCTCGCTGGAGGACGTCCACAAGGGGTTCAACCAGCTGTGGCGCCGCAACATCAAGAAGGCCGAGAAGGCCGGCGTCGAGGTCGTCCAGGGCCGTTACGAGGACCTGCCCGAGTGGCAGCGGCTGTACGAGATCACCGCGGAGCGCGACCGCTTCCGGCCGCGGCCGCTCGGCTACTTCCAGCGCATGTGGACGGCCCTCAACACCGAGGACCCCAACCGCATGCGGCTGTACTTCGCCCGGCACAACGGGGTGAACCTCTCCGCCGCGACGATGCTGGTCGTCGGCGGCCACGTCTGGTACTCCTACGGCGCCTCGGACAACATCGGCCGTGAGGTCCGGCCCTCCAACGCCATGCAGTGGCGGATGCTGCGCGACGCCTACGCGCTGGGCGCCACCGTCTACGACCTGCGCGGCATCAGCGACTCGCTCGACGAGAACGACCACCTCTTCGGCCTCATCCAGTTCAAGGTGGGCACGGGCGGGCAGGCAGCCGAGTACCTCGGCGAGTGGGACTTCCCGCTCAACAAGCTCCTGCACAAGGCGCTCGACATCTACATGTCGCGCCGCTGA
- the rpsR gene encoding 30S ribosomal protein S18 translates to MAKPPARKPKKKVCVFCKEKISYVDYKDTNLLRKFISDRGKIRARRVTGNCTQHQRDVATAVKNSREMALLPYTSTAR, encoded by the coding sequence ATGGCGAAGCCGCCTGCTCGCAAGCCTAAGAAGAAGGTTTGCGTGTTCTGCAAGGAGAAGATCTCCTACGTCGACTACAAGGACACGAACCTGCTGCGGAAGTTCATTTCCGACCGCGGCAAGATCCGTGCCCGCCGGGTGACCGGCAACTGCACCCAGCACCAGCGTGACGTCGCCACGGCCGTGAAGAACAGCCGTGAGATGGCGCTGCTGCCCTACACCTCCACCGCGCGATAA